In Glandiceps talaboti chromosome 16, keGlaTala1.1, whole genome shotgun sequence, a single window of DNA contains:
- the LOC144447020 gene encoding tubulin beta chain-like, producing MREIVHLQAGQCGNQIGAKFWEVISDEHGIDPTGTYHGDSDLQLERINVYYNEATGGKYVPRAVLVDLEPGTMDSVRSGPFGQIFRPDNFVFGQSGAGNNWAKGHYTEGAELVDSVLDVVRKEAESCDCLQGFQLTHSLGGGTGSGMGTLVISKIREEYPDRIMNTFSVVPSPKVSDTVVEPYNATLSVHQLVENTDETYCIDNEALYDICFRTLKLTTPTYGDLNHLVSATMSGVTTCLRFPGQLNADLRKLAVNMVPFPRLHFFMPGFAPLTSRGSQQYRALTVPELTQQMFDAKNMMAACDPRHGRYLTVAAMFRGRMSMKEVDEQMLNVQNKNSSYFVEWIPNNVKTAVCDIPPRGLKMSGTFIGNSTAIQELFKRISEQFTAMFRRKAFLHWYTGEGMDEMEFTEAESNMNDLVSEYQQYQDATAEEEGEFDEEEEGEEEAA from the exons ATGCGTGAAATCGTCCATCTCCAAGCTGGTCAGTGCGGAAACCAGATCGGTGCTAAG TTCTGGGAAGTTATCTCCGATGAACACGGTATCGACCCAACCGGTACCTACCATGGCGATTCCGATCTGCAGTTGGAAAGAatcaatgtatactacaatgaaGCCACTGGTGGCAAATATGTACCCCGTGCTGTCTTGGTAGATTTGGAGCCAGGAACCATGGACTCTGTCCGTTCTGGACCATTCGGTCAGATCTTCAGACCAGACAACTTCGTTTTCG GTCAGAGTGGTGCTGGTAACAACTGGGCCAAGGGTCACTACACAGAGGGTGCTGAACTCGTAGATTCAGTTTTAGATGTTGTCAGAAAAGAAGCTGAAAGCTGTGACTGCCTTCAG GGTTTCCAACTTACACACTCTCTCGGTGGTGGTACCGGATCCGGTATGGGCACACTCGTTATCAGCAAAATCCGTGAAGAATACCCAGACAGAATCATGAACACATTCAGCGTTGTACCATCACCAAAAGTATCAGACACTGTGGTAGAACCATACAATGCCACTCTCTCAGTTCATCAGCTGGTAGAAAACACAGATGAAACATACTGCATTGACAATGAAGCCCTGTACGATATCTGCTTCCGTACCTTGAAACTGACAACTCCAACATACGGTGACTTGAACCATCTCGTTTCTGCTACCATGAGTGGTGTCACTACCTGTCTCCGTTTCCCAGGTCAACTCAATGCTGATCTCCGTAAATTGGCTGTCAACATGGTACCCTTCCCACGTCTCCACTTCTTCATGCCAGGTTTTGCCCCTCTGACCAGCCGTGGTAGCCAGCAATACCGTGCTTTGACTGTACCAGAGCTGACCCAACAGATGTTCGATGCCAAGAACATGATGGCTGCTTGCGATCCTCGTCATGGCCGTTACCTCACCGTTGCTGCCATGTTCCGTGGTCGTATGTCCATGAAGGAAGTCGACGAACAGATGTTGAACGTCCAGAACAAGAACAGCAGCTACTTCGTTGAATGGATCCCCAACAACGTCAAGACCGCTGTCTGTGATATCCCACCACGTGGTCTTAAGATGTCTGGTACCTTCATTGGTAACAGCACCGCCATCCAAGAGCTCTTCAAACGTATCTCAGAGCAGTTCACCGCTATGTTCCGTCGTAAGGCTTTCTTGCATTGGTACACTGGTGAAGGTATGGATGAAATGGAATTCACTGAAGCCGAGTCCAACATGAATGATTTGGTGTCTGAATACCAACAGTACCAGGATGCCACAGCTGAAGAGGAGGGTGAATTCGACGAGGAGGAGGAAGGAGAAGAAGAAGCCGCCTAA